A window of the Rhizobium sp. ACO-34A genome harbors these coding sequences:
- a CDS encoding short-chain dehydrogenase yields MREALVTGGADGIGFATALKLAEAGYRVTIADLDGEKAVERAAELGSVHRGVACDITDEARAAEVAASAAFDVLVNNAGIGDSHLPTLEQGLDAFRKVLDVHLAGTFVMSREVAKGMVARGSGAIVNLSSIAGLTGLPKRNAYGAAKAGVVAMTRAMACEWAGKGVRVNAVAPAFVETALVKKLADAGRVDLPTIRRRTPIGRLIAAEEVAAAIVFLASPEASGITGIVLPVDGGWTAFGDFGDASVV; encoded by the coding sequence ATGCGTGAGGCGCTGGTCACCGGAGGCGCCGACGGCATCGGCTTTGCCACGGCGCTCAAGCTTGCCGAGGCCGGCTATCGGGTAACGATTGCCGATCTCGACGGTGAAAAGGCCGTGGAGCGCGCCGCCGAACTCGGTTCTGTCCATCGCGGGGTGGCGTGTGATATCACCGACGAGGCGCGGGCGGCGGAGGTGGCGGCCTCCGCCGCCTTCGATGTTCTGGTCAACAATGCCGGCATCGGCGACAGCCATCTGCCGACGCTGGAGCAAGGGCTCGATGCGTTCCGCAAGGTGCTGGACGTGCACCTTGCCGGAACCTTCGTCATGTCGCGGGAGGTGGCGAAGGGCATGGTGGCGCGGGGCAGCGGAGCGATCGTCAACCTCTCCTCCATCGCCGGCCTCACCGGATTGCCGAAGCGCAACGCCTATGGCGCGGCCAAGGCGGGCGTCGTCGCCATGACGCGGGCCATGGCCTGCGAATGGGCGGGCAAGGGCGTGCGGGTCAACGCCGTCGCACCGGCCTTCGTGGAAACCGCGCTGGTGAAGAAGCTGGCCGATGCCGGCCGCGTCGATCTGCCGACCATCCGCCGGCGCACCCCGATCGGCCGGCTGATCGCCGCCGAGGAAGTCGCTGCCGCCATCGTCTTTCTGGCATCGCCTGAGGCCTCCGGCATCACCGGCATCGTGCTGCCGGTCGATGGCGGTTGGACCGCCTTCGGCGATTTTGGGGATGCCTCGGTGGTTTGA
- a CDS encoding transcriptional regulator — protein MNDQTVSSPLELHHPEREELVLTQVLFALSDPGRLEIVLQLATGPLEMAHCHLNDPSLPKSTKSHLMKVLREAGVIRNEPKGRGRVLSLRRDDLDHRFPGLLDAVLRAASSPEASPHRPSGA, from the coding sequence ATGAACGATCAGACCGTCTCGTCACCCCTTGAGCTGCATCATCCCGAGCGCGAGGAACTCGTGCTGACGCAGGTGCTGTTTGCGCTGAGCGATCCGGGGCGGCTGGAGATCGTGCTGCAGCTGGCGACGGGTCCGCTGGAGATGGCCCATTGCCATCTGAACGATCCGTCCCTGCCAAAATCGACGAAATCTCATCTGATGAAGGTGCTGCGCGAAGCGGGCGTGATCCGCAACGAGCCCAAGGGGCGAGGCCGGGTGCTGAGCCTGCGGCGCGACGATCTCGACCATCGCTTTCCGGGTTTGCTCGACGCCGTCCTGAGGGCCGCCTCTTCCCCGGAGGCAAGCCCACACCGCCCTTCAGGGGCGTGA
- a CDS encoding 3-oxosteroid 1-dehydrogenase: MERASEGRVCDVLVVGSGAGGLATAITARKYGLSVIVIEKEAVFGGTTAFSGGVLWIPGNRHGKTNNPGDTREAARRYMAAETGNWFQPEAVDAYLTEGPRMLDWFEKETSVKFVPTLYPDYHPTMDGGVDVGRSVLAAPFDTSALGADLKRLRPPLSTITFMGMMFNSSNADIKHFFNATKSPVSFAYVLKRLVAHAGEVVRHGRGVQVTSGNALAARLAKSCLDLGIPILTETPALHLVKQDGRVVGVDVGGKNPGRITARRGVVLACGGYAHDLARRAEAYAHLKAGGGHFSPVPEAITGDGIRLGEEAGGAFDAEYPQPAAWMPVSRVPGKGVFPHLLDRYKPGMIAVLSNGRRFTNESESYHDVGAAMVASGEAAAWLICDHRTIRKYGLGHAKPAPMPLWLWLRSGYLKKGRTLAELARACGIDAQGLEDTVSTFNRGAREGRDEAFHRGETSFNRYLADPDHKPNPAVAPVEQGPFYAVRMEMGDLGTFDGLKTTVPGEVLDRQGAVIPGLFAVGNDRASIMGGNYPGAGITLGPAMTFGWITGRHLAGVAQETESKTDNREKAS, encoded by the coding sequence ATGGAACGGGCAAGCGAGGGGCGCGTCTGCGACGTGCTAGTGGTCGGATCCGGCGCGGGAGGGCTCGCCACGGCGATCACCGCCAGAAAATACGGACTGTCGGTCATCGTCATCGAGAAGGAAGCCGTCTTCGGCGGCACCACCGCCTTTTCCGGCGGCGTGTTGTGGATACCCGGCAACCGTCACGGCAAGACGAACAATCCCGGCGATACCCGCGAGGCCGCGCGCCGCTACATGGCGGCGGAGACGGGAAACTGGTTCCAGCCGGAGGCCGTCGACGCCTATCTGACCGAAGGGCCGCGCATGCTCGACTGGTTCGAAAAGGAGACGTCGGTCAAGTTCGTGCCGACGCTTTATCCGGACTATCATCCGACGATGGATGGCGGCGTGGATGTCGGGCGCTCGGTGCTTGCAGCACCCTTCGACACCAGTGCTCTCGGTGCGGACCTGAAACGGCTGAGGCCGCCGCTTTCGACCATCACCTTCATGGGCATGATGTTCAATTCCTCGAATGCCGACATCAAGCACTTCTTCAATGCCACGAAGTCGCCTGTATCCTTCGCCTATGTGCTGAAACGGCTGGTCGCCCATGCCGGCGAGGTGGTTCGCCACGGCCGGGGCGTGCAGGTCACCAGCGGCAATGCGCTTGCCGCCCGTCTGGCAAAGAGCTGCCTCGATCTCGGCATTCCGATCCTGACCGAAACCCCCGCCCTGCATCTCGTCAAGCAGGACGGCCGCGTCGTCGGCGTCGATGTCGGCGGAAAGAACCCGGGGCGCATCACCGCGCGGCGTGGCGTCGTGCTGGCCTGCGGCGGCTATGCCCATGACCTCGCGCGCCGGGCGGAGGCCTACGCCCATCTGAAGGCCGGCGGCGGGCATTTCTCGCCGGTGCCGGAAGCCATCACCGGCGACGGCATAAGGCTCGGGGAGGAGGCGGGCGGAGCCTTCGATGCCGAATATCCGCAGCCCGCGGCCTGGATGCCGGTTAGCCGGGTGCCGGGCAAGGGTGTCTTTCCGCACCTGCTGGACCGCTACAAGCCCGGCATGATCGCCGTGCTTTCGAACGGCCGGCGCTTTACCAACGAGAGCGAGAGCTACCACGATGTCGGCGCGGCCATGGTTGCCTCCGGCGAGGCGGCGGCGTGGCTGATCTGCGACCACCGCACCATCCGCAAATACGGTCTCGGCCATGCCAAGCCGGCTCCCATGCCGCTCTGGCTGTGGCTGCGCAGCGGCTACCTGAAGAAAGGAAGAACCCTTGCCGAACTGGCACGCGCCTGCGGCATCGACGCACAAGGACTGGAGGACACCGTCTCGACCTTCAATCGTGGCGCGCGCGAGGGCCGCGACGAGGCCTTCCATCGCGGCGAGACCTCGTTCAACCGCTATCTGGCGGACCCGGACCACAAGCCCAATCCGGCGGTGGCACCGGTGGAGCAGGGACCGTTCTATGCTGTGCGCATGGAGATGGGCGATCTCGGCACCTTCGACGGGTTGAAGACGACCGTTCCGGGCGAAGTGCTCGACCGGCAGGGCGCCGTCATCCCCGGCCTCTTTGCCGTCGGCAACGATCGAGCCTCGATCATGGGCGGAAACTACCCCGGCGCCGGCATCACGCTCGGCCCCGCCATGACCTTCGGCTGGATCACCGGACGTCATCTCGCCGGCGTCGCACAGGAAACGGAAAGCAAAACAGACAACAGGGAGAAAGCATCGTGA
- a CDS encoding AraC family transcriptional regulator: protein MGVEATASIPHYYLYGDQGADVELDLLNIEIIRERSGPNDWRIRPHAHPDHMQVLLVREGGGTIRMEELSLTIPVSGVLVIPAGIVHQIDFNPGTDGFVVTAALGCLKAAAASDPRLLDAASRPAVYSLEGTGVNIAAVTDTFYWLHREYVWSAPGRRTAILAQFMRILVVVLRLSITQEDPRIIAPDRDYDLLARYRALLEEHFRIERSPAFYADALAVTPARLNAACKNRAGKTASDLLYERVTIEAKRYLVYTESSVAQVAHMTGFDDPAYFNRFFTRQVGISPGAYRKQVAGSHE, encoded by the coding sequence ATGGGCGTCGAAGCCACTGCGAGCATTCCGCACTACTATCTCTATGGAGATCAGGGCGCGGATGTCGAACTCGACCTGTTGAACATCGAGATCATCCGGGAGCGAAGCGGTCCGAACGATTGGAGAATTCGTCCGCATGCGCATCCTGACCACATGCAGGTTCTGCTGGTGCGCGAGGGCGGCGGCACCATCCGCATGGAGGAGCTTTCGCTGACGATCCCCGTATCAGGGGTTCTGGTCATCCCGGCCGGCATCGTCCATCAGATCGACTTCAATCCCGGCACCGACGGCTTCGTGGTCACCGCCGCCCTCGGCTGCCTGAAGGCGGCAGCGGCGAGTGACCCAAGGCTCCTCGATGCCGCCAGTCGCCCGGCCGTCTATTCGCTGGAAGGAACCGGCGTCAACATCGCCGCCGTCACCGACACCTTCTACTGGCTGCACCGGGAATATGTCTGGTCGGCCCCCGGCCGTCGCACGGCCATCCTCGCGCAGTTCATGCGGATACTGGTGGTGGTCCTGCGGCTCAGCATCACGCAGGAAGACCCCCGCATCATCGCGCCCGACCGGGATTACGATCTCCTCGCCCGCTATCGGGCGCTTCTGGAAGAGCATTTCCGCATCGAGCGCTCACCGGCCTTTTATGCCGATGCTCTCGCCGTCACGCCGGCGCGGCTCAACGCCGCCTGCAAGAACCGGGCGGGCAAGACGGCCTCCGACCTGCTCTACGAGCGCGTCACCATCGAGGCCAAGCGCTATCTGGTCTATACTGAAAGCAGCGTGGCGCAGGTGGCCCATATGACGGGCTTCGACGATCCCGCCTATTTCAACCGTTTCTTTACACGGCAGGTCGGCATATCGCCCGGCGCCTATCGCAAGCAGGTGGCGGGCAGCCACGAGTAG
- a CDS encoding 2-deoxy-D-gluconate 3-dehydrogenase has protein sequence MNWLGLEGKTAVITGAGGGIGQALARAFAGQGARIVLVDRSLDRTQPLAAELGNDALALACDLSRPEEIEAAAGRVNMQGGADILVNNAGVLRPGSLDSVSVEDWSMMLSVNLTGYMLAAQAFGKGMVARGSGALVHVASVAGSEPQPASGAYSASKAAILMLSRQLAYEWGPKGVRSNTLSPGLVRTPLSEAFYADAETRERREAMVPLRRIATPDDMADVALFLASPRASYVTGQDVVVDGGLTQSLMALVPRPGYA, from the coding sequence GTGAACTGGCTTGGACTGGAGGGGAAGACCGCCGTCATCACCGGGGCCGGCGGCGGCATAGGTCAGGCGCTTGCCCGCGCCTTTGCCGGGCAGGGCGCACGTATCGTACTGGTCGACCGCAGTCTTGACCGCACGCAGCCGCTTGCCGCCGAACTGGGCAACGACGCCCTTGCTCTCGCCTGCGACCTGTCGCGGCCGGAGGAGATCGAGGCGGCGGCCGGCCGGGTGAATATGCAAGGCGGCGCGGACATCCTCGTCAACAATGCCGGCGTGCTGCGTCCCGGCTCGCTCGACAGCGTGTCGGTTGAAGACTGGTCGATGATGCTGTCGGTCAACCTCACCGGCTACATGCTGGCGGCACAGGCCTTCGGCAAGGGAATGGTGGCGCGGGGCTCCGGAGCGCTGGTTCATGTCGCGAGCGTCGCCGGCAGCGAGCCGCAGCCGGCAAGCGGTGCCTATTCCGCATCCAAGGCGGCGATCCTGATGCTGTCGCGCCAGCTTGCCTATGAATGGGGTCCGAAGGGCGTGAGGTCCAATACCTTGAGCCCCGGCCTGGTCCGCACCCCGCTTTCGGAAGCCTTCTATGCCGACGCAGAAACCAGGGAGAGGCGCGAGGCCATGGTGCCGCTGCGCCGCATCGCCACACCCGACGACATGGCGGATGTGGCGTTGTTCCTCGCCTCGCCGCGCGCATCCTACGTGACGGGTCAGGATGTGGTGGTCGATGGCGGACTGACCCAGTCCCTGATGGCGCTCGTGCCGAGGCCGGGCTATGCGTGA
- a CDS encoding MFS transporter has protein sequence MTTASSISYTRRHGAGFAIASLGSGLMMASASAPSPFYPVLQREMAFSDVTMTAIFAVYAIVLLFTLLVGGSSSDHVGRRPILSLAFVLLALSALVFEAATSPLGLIGARALQGIACAFLLSTLSAAIVDLEPPSRQGLAAVCNSILPLVGLAAGALASGIVMEHASAPKIDVFVAITVISLILAAAVWLLPETSPRHEGLLQALMPRLGVPVAARSAFWQSAPAIIAGWATGGLYLSLGAPIVAVVFGIHSYLMQGAVVTLISGTGALACFIARTHQPRRIMLYGTFALSVGTALTLAGIWIGSLTVYLVALAFAGTGFGTCFYGSLRTIVPLSPPDERGELFASIFTLSYLAFGLPVVFAGLALPHAGLLATVLVYGTTIAVMAAIAGLWRKCGSNT, from the coding sequence ATGACGACAGCCAGCAGCATTTCCTACACCCGGCGACACGGTGCCGGCTTCGCGATCGCATCGCTCGGCAGCGGCCTGATGATGGCGAGCGCCAGCGCCCCTTCCCCCTTCTATCCGGTGCTGCAGCGGGAGATGGCGTTTTCCGATGTCACCATGACGGCGATCTTTGCGGTTTATGCGATCGTCCTGCTGTTCACCCTGCTGGTCGGCGGTTCCAGCTCCGACCATGTGGGCCGGCGGCCGATCCTGTCGCTGGCATTCGTGCTGCTGGCGCTATCGGCTCTCGTTTTCGAGGCCGCGACATCGCCGCTTGGCCTGATCGGCGCGCGAGCGCTTCAGGGCATTGCCTGCGCGTTTCTGCTTTCCACGCTGTCGGCCGCCATCGTCGATCTGGAGCCGCCCTCCCGGCAGGGGCTTGCCGCCGTCTGCAACTCGATCCTTCCGCTGGTCGGCCTTGCCGCGGGCGCGCTGGCTTCGGGCATCGTCATGGAGCATGCGAGCGCTCCGAAAATCGACGTCTTCGTCGCCATCACCGTCATCAGCCTCATTCTGGCCGCGGCTGTCTGGCTGCTGCCGGAAACATCCCCGCGGCATGAAGGCTTGCTTCAGGCCCTCATGCCGCGCCTTGGCGTACCCGTCGCCGCGCGTTCCGCCTTCTGGCAAAGCGCGCCCGCGATCATCGCGGGATGGGCGACCGGCGGTCTCTATCTGTCGCTCGGCGCGCCCATCGTCGCTGTTGTCTTCGGCATTCATAGCTATCTGATGCAGGGTGCGGTGGTGACGCTGATTTCCGGCACCGGCGCGCTCGCCTGTTTCATCGCCAGAACCCATCAGCCGCGCCGGATCATGCTTTATGGCACGTTCGCGCTCTCTGTCGGGACCGCCCTTACGCTGGCCGGGATCTGGATCGGCTCCCTCACCGTCTATCTTGTTGCGCTTGCATTTGCCGGAACGGGCTTCGGAACCTGCTTCTACGGCTCGCTTCGAACCATCGTGCCGCTGAGCCCGCCCGACGAGCGCGGCGAACTCTTCGCCTCGATCTTCACGCTGAGCTATCTGGCCTTCGGCCTGCCGGTCGTCTTTGCCGGTCTGGCGCTTCCCCATGCCGGACTACTCGCGACAGTCCTCGTCTACGGCACCACCATCGCGGTCATGGCGGCCATTGCCGGGCTATGGCGCAAATGCGGGTCGAATACCTGA
- a CDS encoding glyoxalase/bleomycin resistance/extradiol dioxygenase family protein: protein MRIAHSALWTRDLDATAAFWERYFGATVGGPYRSKRREGFVSRFVHLPGGADEIELMTRPWIGRAPENEHVGWDHVAVSLGSREAVDELARRCGENGCLASGPRMTGDGFYEAVILMPDGTPVEITE, encoded by the coding sequence ATGCGTATCGCCCATTCCGCGCTGTGGACCAGAGACCTCGACGCCACCGCCGCCTTCTGGGAGCGCTACTTCGGGGCGACGGTGGGTGGACCCTATCGCAGCAAGAGGCGGGAAGGTTTCGTATCCCGCTTCGTCCACCTGCCCGGTGGGGCCGATGAGATCGAACTGATGACGCGGCCGTGGATCGGACGTGCCCCGGAAAACGAGCATGTCGGTTGGGATCACGTCGCCGTCTCGCTCGGCAGCAGGGAGGCCGTGGATGAACTTGCCCGGCGTTGCGGCGAAAATGGTTGTCTTGCCTCCGGTCCCCGCATGACCGGCGATGGCTTCTACGAAGCCGTGATCCTTATGCCGGACGGAACGCCCGTGGAGATCACGGAATAA
- a CDS encoding DeoR family transcriptional regulator yields the protein MNNHLPLSRRDAIEARLALGQQVSAAALAEEFDVSEDAIRRDLRTLAAEGKCRRVYGGALPLAPTGRPMAVRVGEGSVRKGQLAKVAAAMVRPGELVFLDSGSTNLAIVDCLGPDLGLTVATNSIDIAGAVAKRDDIELLLIGGAVNRHVGGSVDTSAISAVGLLNIDRCFIGACAVSPTTGMSVHDHADAAFKRALIKNSATCAVLATSEKFQQSAPYRIATASDIEVLIVENDLAATEAERLVNAGFNLVRAEPAAKTN from the coding sequence ATGAACAATCACCTTCCCCTATCCCGGCGCGATGCCATCGAAGCGCGGCTTGCTCTTGGGCAGCAGGTTTCTGCGGCGGCACTCGCCGAAGAGTTCGATGTTTCCGAAGATGCGATCCGCCGCGACCTGAGAACGCTGGCGGCGGAAGGCAAGTGCCGCCGGGTCTATGGCGGCGCTCTGCCGCTCGCGCCGACCGGGCGTCCGATGGCTGTGCGCGTGGGCGAAGGTTCGGTCCGTAAAGGCCAGCTTGCAAAGGTCGCGGCCGCCATGGTCCGGCCGGGAGAGCTTGTCTTCCTCGACAGCGGCAGCACCAATCTCGCGATCGTGGATTGCCTCGGCCCGGATCTCGGCCTGACCGTCGCCACCAATTCCATCGACATCGCCGGCGCTGTCGCCAAGAGAGACGATATCGAGCTTCTGCTGATCGGTGGCGCGGTCAATCGCCATGTCGGGGGCAGTGTCGATACTTCCGCGATTTCAGCCGTCGGCCTGCTCAACATCGATCGCTGCTTCATCGGCGCCTGCGCGGTTTCACCGACAACCGGCATGAGCGTGCATGATCATGCAGACGCAGCTTTCAAGCGCGCCCTGATAAAAAACAGCGCGACATGCGCGGTTCTCGCCACATCCGAGAAGTTTCAGCAAAGCGCTCCCTACCGCATCGCCACGGCGTCGGACATCGAGGTTCTCATCGTGGAGAACGATCTTGCCGCCACTGAGGCGGAGCGATTGGTGAATGCGGGCTTCAATCTCGTGAGAGCCGAACCCGCTGCAAAGACAAACTAA
- a CDS encoding MFS transporter: MLSADRPATRLATRLAFLVAGFGLACWAPLVPFAKERLGVDDGVLGVLLLCLGLGSVAAMLATGVLNARFGSKPIIITGGLGMAVVLPVLTLASTPVTFAIALAIFGGTLGSLEVAMNIHAVEVEKAAVRPLMSGFHAMFSIGGFAGSLLMTVLLSANAGAFTATVICAAMMIAGIVVAWPRLLDTAQAGDAPLFAVPRGAVLLLAILAAIVFLVEGAVLDWSALFLTSGGIVPTEQGGIGYILFAIAMTTARLTGDTLTARLGDRATLLWGGAVAIVGFVIVLASPIRLLALSGFLLIGLGAANIVPVLFRRGGSQTVMPPGLAVAAITMIGYAGVLLGPASIGFVANHVGLPGAFWMLVGLLCVVPLCAGLATRSKH, translated from the coding sequence ATGCTTTCTGCAGATCGGCCGGCGACCCGGCTGGCGACACGCCTTGCTTTTCTAGTGGCCGGGTTCGGTCTTGCCTGCTGGGCGCCGCTCGTGCCCTTCGCCAAGGAACGGCTGGGTGTCGATGACGGCGTTCTCGGCGTCCTGCTTCTCTGTCTCGGCCTTGGGTCGGTGGCGGCGATGCTTGCGACCGGCGTGCTGAACGCGCGTTTCGGCAGCAAGCCGATCATCATTACAGGCGGTCTTGGAATGGCGGTCGTCCTGCCGGTTCTCACGCTGGCCAGCACGCCGGTGACATTCGCCATCGCATTGGCGATTTTCGGCGGAACCCTCGGCTCCCTCGAGGTTGCGATGAACATTCATGCCGTGGAAGTCGAGAAGGCGGCGGTCCGCCCGCTGATGTCCGGCTTCCATGCCATGTTCAGCATTGGCGGCTTTGCCGGTTCGCTGCTGATGACCGTATTGCTTTCCGCCAATGCCGGGGCATTCACCGCGACCGTCATCTGTGCCGCAATGATGATCGCCGGAATTGTCGTGGCATGGCCTCGGCTTCTCGATACGGCACAGGCGGGGGATGCACCGCTGTTTGCGGTTCCGCGCGGGGCCGTCCTGCTGCTCGCCATTCTGGCTGCCATCGTCTTTCTGGTCGAAGGCGCTGTTCTCGACTGGAGCGCCCTGTTCCTGACATCCGGCGGCATCGTTCCCACCGAACAGGGCGGCATCGGCTATATCCTGTTCGCCATCGCCATGACGACCGCCCGGCTCACTGGAGACACCCTGACCGCAAGGCTTGGCGACCGGGCCACGCTGCTCTGGGGCGGGGCCGTTGCCATCGTCGGCTTCGTGATCGTTCTTGCCAGTCCGATCAGGCTTCTCGCCCTGAGCGGCTTCCTGCTGATCGGACTGGGCGCGGCCAACATCGTGCCGGTGCTGTTCCGCCGGGGCGGATCGCAAACCGTCATGCCGCCCGGACTGGCCGTGGCCGCGATTACCATGATCGGCTATGCCGGTGTCCTGCTCGGCCCGGCAAGCATCGGCTTCGTGGCAAATCACGTCGGCCTGCCGGGGGCCTTCTGGATGCTCGTTGGGCTGCTTTGCGTCGTTCCGCTCTGCGCCGGGCTTGCCACCCGCTCGAAACACTGA